GTTACACAGGCAGTAAAATACTAGCAACCAGACAAAAGTTGCTACCTCAATTATACAGCACAAGACTACCTACTAAGTCTTGGCATGAGCTGGTGGTACTGAGCCATCTAACAAAAATGTTCAATGGATTATACTAATACACTCAGAGCAACGATACTTACTTGATTAAGTCCATATCACTGAGCTGtgttaaaatatttgctaagagATGTCTGAGTCCCCTTCGAAAGAGTTCACTGAGAATATCTACACATTCTAGGCCCATTTTCCTGCCAATTATATTCTGTAATCTGAAATTTCCACTGGATATAAATTCTTTCAGCTTCTCCCGGTCTATTTTAGGATTTcgcttagaatttttttttaatgttgaacaaACCACTTTTGCAAAATGAAGAGCGGGCAGCAAGTTTTTGTTGGGATAGTGGTCTGGGCTTTGCGTCTGTGGCAGGCAAGACTGCGGACTGTCACTGAAATTTTCCACCAGGGGAAGGCTACTGTCTTCATGTTCACTGAGGCCACTTTGTTGTGAAAATGAAGAGTAGCCACTGTCTTCATAAGGGCCACCGGTCTCTAGTTCTTCTGCGTCATTTGAACTATTAAGTGTCTGTTGCACATGCTGATTTTCCTTATTATGCAAGggcttgttttcagtttcaagtTCTACAATCCTGGGGCTCACAATTGGTGACCCAATATCTGATAACCTTTCATAGTCTTTAGTGCGGCCTTTGTAAGAATCTTCCAAATATGCAGGAGTGCAGGAACCTTGTCTTCGACTGTCATCAGGTTTTACAGGTTTAACTTCAGAATGAACACGGTTATAATTAAAATCACACTTCATCTTAACAGAGAGAGTAGAACTTTCTTCTTTACAACCTACAAAAAGAACATGACATTATTTATCGCCTAATGGCAAAATTTCAACATATCTCTACTTCTTAAAGTTTGGGACATAGAGACTTAGTTTGCATTCTCTCAGCACGTGTATTGCCCATGTAGCTGTGAAATTATTCAAGTTTAATTATTGACATGAAACAATAATACGAGAAAATATTACTAAAGTCTTGTAAGTATATACATCTTCTTAAAGGGGCACTTCAGAACAGTTTGCTTTTAAATCTATGTAACATCTGACTTTTAAAGTCTACATCTGATTAAGCAGAAAATAGTGACAAAAGGGACTATTTAATAAATAGCTGTGCTTATGGGACAAATAAGGAAATGTGATACATCTAGAATGGGGTCTGAGGTAAAAGATACAGTGATCAAATACttctagaaatatatttaaaacaatggaGGGGAATGTATAAGGGTCAAaacaattttgataaaaataacaaaaaatcatacatttaaacATTAGCAATTATTATAAGCCTCACAATAATTAATCAAGAAATCTACAGGTAGTTTGGAGAAAGGACAGGAAAGGCGGTAAGTTTAATCATCCATAAGTTAACCAAACTACTGACATTTTGGCCCAGACTATTCTGTTGttgggagctgtcctgtgcactgtaggatgtttagcaactTTTACCCATTTGATGCCATGAGCAGCTGCTACTCCCtaggcaggaaaataaaaaaaaaaatgtctccagtTACTACTTATTGCCAAATGTTGGCAGttggaggaaggcagaagaaacaaaattctcCCCATTCCTCAGTTGAGAACAACAGCTTTGAAGGATGTTTAGGATTTTGTCAGGACATAGAGGCTGGGAAGGGGCATTCATTTTGAAAGATAATGTGAACACAGGCATAGTTCTGGGACAGAAGATAGTAGATGAGTTCATAAAAACTGCTTAGCATTTTTGAAGGCAGAGTATACAGATGGTATGTACTTCAAATGTACCCCATCTACTATACCTCCTGCAAACCAATCATATGTAGGTAACAATTTACCCTGTAAGTAAATGTATGTACACGCAGCACATTTAGTCCATACTAAATACTGGTAATCTTTTCATATTAACTTTACTGGTTTTACTTAGAGCAGAAACTTTAAGTCAAAGTACTAAAGAACATCTTAATAGAAAAGAATCCTAGTTCCAAATGTCTAGCACAGTGAAAGACACATGGTATGTGCTCTAGGACCCAATAAACCTTGAACTGACCCTAAAGATTAAATTTAAACTAAGAGTTCAGGGGCATAAAGTAATTAACCCCCAAATTAACCCTAACTCTAGAACAAATTATTCTGAGTGGTTCTCTTTTACTCCCAAGAAGGGTAAAAAAATTcgaagatattttaatttttgccttaAGAATTACATATGATTTACACAGGACCGAATTTTATGTGAGAGGATTATAAAGAAGCCACCTACAAAGACAcaccttttcttttgtttggctGCCTAAAGGGAAGAGACCTGAAACCGTATTTCAGAAACCCAATTCTTTTCAAAGTCATTCTTCCTCTGCTGTCTTTAGAACTCAGTTACTGGGAGACTATCCTATAGATCTTCTTTCATTCCACATTATTCTTTGAATATGGACAGTTCTTTAAATTTAGAGCTAGTAATGATTCAACTACCCCTTACAATTGTTTAAGTGTTAACAATTTCCAGTTTGTTTCCAAACACTTGGTTCTCACAACCTTATAAGGGAGAATGGAGAGGCACtattatttacaaatgagaacactgaAACTTATCTAAGTAACTTGCACAGGATTTGACAGGTAGTTAAGAGGGCATGGTTATTCTTCTGGACTGTAAATTCAGTATTCCTTCCACTATCTCACCTGGGAAGTGAgataaagaacattaaaaaaaagtataaaaaaacaGACTTCCAGACTTCCGGTTATAATCTAATAGTACATTATTTATGTTGTTGCTCAAAATGTCCCAACGTTTGCCATTGTAAGTCCATGTTCACTTGACATTCCTTACTTTTTGGCACTAAACAAGAAGGTCAGGCTCATCTTGTTTTTCCCTCGTTCCAGCCATAGAATCAGTTATTTCTCCAAGGAACTCTGGTTCCTTTCACTAGTTCCGAAATCTGCATGCTGGTTGTAGATTTAAAGTGTGAAGTTAtgtaacattcttttaaaaatctccatgTAAAATTTCCaccttttaatataaaaggaggcTGAAAGCAGACTATAAAAAGCTGATTCCATATCTTCTAAGTAGTTCAGTGCTTCCCCACCACCAACCCAAATGCCCCtaaacaatttggaaaatataattcatcTGATGCTATTCTGGAAGGGAAAAAGAGTATTACATGGTTCTGTGACTTCTTGAATCAGATAGATGAGGGTTGAGTCTAGTTTTgccacttcattcatttatccaatgCCTACTTAATGACAGCATgtggagagggaaagaaaccAGTCAGGGAAGATCTTCTGGAGGTGACATTCTGAAATCTGAAAGCCTTGTCAAAATTCAGACAGAGGTGGACCTGGATGCAAGGACAAGTGCAGAGCTTTCAAGAAGAGGATGGCTTGCAGGGCTGCAACTTagcaagctaggggaagaattgATTGAAAATTAAGGCTGGAGAGATATAGAATGCTCTGTAGAATTTTTAAGGTAGATGGATTTTATTTATCGTGTAATAAAGAGACTTTGAGGGGTTCTAAATAGAGACATTtggtttacattaaaaaaaaaaatgattggcAGTTGTGGAGAATGAATTATAGGAAGGTAcgagtggaagcagggagactagTTAGAAGAGCTTATCACAGGCGTCCAGAATGTAAGGCACCTGAGACTAGGATAACCACAGTGGAAACGAGGGTAACTGGATAGATCTGAGATATTTTTAGAAGGGTAAAGTCAACAGAGGTTGGAGACATACTGTATTCGTTGTGGATGATGAAAGAAAGTGGAGTAAACAATTCCCTGGTGTTTAAATCTTGAGCATCTAaggtttcaaaaacaaaacaaaacaaaacaaaacactgagcAAGTAAACTCTtaaagcctgtttcctcatttataaaatgtggtAAAACAAAAATGGACTAAATGCATGGCAGAGCCTCTGTCACATATGGTTCAATAAATACAAtccattttcacattattttttaaagccaaatccCTTCATATTCTTTATGATGCAAATcatgaacattttaaaggtaGCAAAATACACTCTGCACAGACCATGCATTTcagagaattaaatatttttcctgggAATCATATCCAACTTCAAATGAAAATCCTTGCTCAGTCTTTTGACTAGCTTTGTGATCTAGACCATTCAATTACTCTTTCACTTTTTCTGAAATGGAGATACTAATATCTACCTCGTGGAGCTGGTAGACTCAGCACTACATTTCTTAAAACTCTTATTTACTGACTCAATAGTCCAATCATGAAAAACTGTATTATAGTTCACTGTACTTAACCTATTTAACTTTCCAATATAGATCTGACACTTCATATTAAAATATCAGAGTTAACTAGACTAcagtgtttaaaattaaaaatcttcacAGCTATTCCAATACTAAATAATTAAGTTCCACAATCTCCAGTACCTGCAAGATAACCAGCATGTGCCCAACGTGAGAGCCATGGCTATTCCTTAAGAATTTCAGAGAGCCCCAAGGCTTGCCGCCATAAACTGCAAATCAGCCATAATCCCTAAGAGAAAATCTTAGAAAAGACTACTTTCAGAAGCATttgaatataatacattttttcatttcatttcctcaaacttgtaaacagggaaaaaaaaatccagagggaCAGTAAATATTCTCTTGAAGGTCTTGAGGAGCAAGGTAGTAAAGACAACTGGAATTAAGCAATCAAAAAATATCCGTTCTTAAAGCCACCAATCTCTAGAACTTCACAGGGAGATTTAAGATCCAGGGTCTTCTACAAATAGACTTAACctgttaaaattgttttttgagttttctaaattccTTTCCTTAAAATAAGGGGCGTCTTTCAGTGATTACCAAATATCACAATATCAAGTtgctaattttcaaaattttgggTAATTTCTGAGGTAAAATGAATGCATCTGAATCTCTTTTAGAGATAGCAACAAAGGGGATAAAAGTAAGCGTTTATTTGAGTGCCTTCCATCCAGGAGTTGGAATAAAAGACTAGCTTTTCAggagcacaggaaaaaaaaaccccaaaacaaaaaaagaattcttcaatTCTCAAATCTTCTTCCCAAGTTCTTCAAAATCGACTACGTTTGGATAAATCCATGGTTTTGTATTAAAAAGTGCAttcttttccccctctctccttttGACTCCAGGCCTTGAGACTTGAGTCACTGGGTAAtaggggaaaaaggagaaattgaacGTTTTTGTTTGGACATCCCAACA
This portion of the Camelus ferus isolate YT-003-E chromosome 8, BCGSAC_Cfer_1.0, whole genome shotgun sequence genome encodes:
- the FBXO5 gene encoding F-box only protein 5 isoform X3, with translation MKCDFNYNRVHSEVKPVKPDDSRRQGSCTPAYLEDSYKGRTKDYERLSDIGSPIVSPRIVELETENKPLHNKENQHVQQTLNSSNDAEELETGGPYEDSGYSSFSQQSGLSEHEDSSLPLVENFSDSPQSCLPQTQSPDHYPNKNLLPALHFAKVVCSTLKKNSKRNPKIDREKLKEFISSGNFRLQNIIGRKMGLECVDILSELFRRGLRHLLANILTQLSDMDLINVSKVSTTWKKILEDDKGALQLYNKAIQRITEKNIKFSPHASTREYVLFRTALASVQKSATQTLPKKDARTKLPDPGDQKGSTYSRHSEFSEVAKTLKKNESLKACVRCNSPAKYDCYLQRATCKREGCGFDYCTRCLCNYHTTKDCSNGKPLKASYKMGPLPGTKKSKKNLRRL
- the FBXO5 gene encoding F-box only protein 5 isoform X2; protein product: MSRRPCSCSPRPPSGSCRCSYGALTAAGLPRPSDGCKEESSTLSVKMKCDFNYNRVHSEVKPVKPDDSRRQGSCTPAYLEDSYKGRTKDYERLSDIGSPIVSPRIVELETENKPLHNKENQHVQQTLNSSNDAEELETGGPYEDSGYSSFSQQSGLSEHEDSSLPLVENFSDSPQSCLPQTQSPDHYPNKNLLPALHFAKVVCSTLKKNSKRNPKIDREKLKEFISSGNFRLQNIIGRKMGLECVDILSELFRRGLRHLLANILTQLSDMDLINVSKVSTTWKKILEDDKGALQLYNKAIQRITEKNIKFSPHASTREYVLFRTALASVQKSATQTLPKKDARTKLPDPGDQKGSTYSRHSEFSEVAKTLKKNESLKACVRCNSPAKYDCYLQRATCKREGCGFDYCTRCLCNYHTTKDCSNGKPLKASYKMGPLPGTKKSKKNLRRL
- the FBXO5 gene encoding F-box only protein 5 isoform X1, whose translation is MRGRLSPRAAGPRPPRARRPRPGPAPGLRILPDARSRRRGRRLGLAARPRLGTLLLDLGCKEESSTLSVKMKCDFNYNRVHSEVKPVKPDDSRRQGSCTPAYLEDSYKGRTKDYERLSDIGSPIVSPRIVELETENKPLHNKENQHVQQTLNSSNDAEELETGGPYEDSGYSSFSQQSGLSEHEDSSLPLVENFSDSPQSCLPQTQSPDHYPNKNLLPALHFAKVVCSTLKKNSKRNPKIDREKLKEFISSGNFRLQNIIGRKMGLECVDILSELFRRGLRHLLANILTQLSDMDLINVSKVSTTWKKILEDDKGALQLYNKAIQRITEKNIKFSPHASTREYVLFRTALASVQKSATQTLPKKDARTKLPDPGDQKGSTYSRHSEFSEVAKTLKKNESLKACVRCNSPAKYDCYLQRATCKREGCGFDYCTRCLCNYHTTKDCSNGKPLKASYKMGPLPGTKKSKKNLRRL